The following coding sequences are from one Streptomyces sp. NBC_00536 window:
- a CDS encoding WXG100 family type VII secretion target → MSLAVNYDTVATAASDVRMTGSQLSQGLETLMTKVKTVAETWEGEAKSAYIEIQRDVTTNMDQMNAKLGNIANLLDNSLVGYQDTDKGNATRFRMV, encoded by the coding sequence ATGTCACTCGCAGTCAATTACGACACCGTCGCGACCGCCGCGTCCGACGTGCGCATGACCGGCTCGCAGCTCAGCCAGGGCCTCGAAACCCTGATGACCAAGGTGAAGACCGTCGCCGAGACCTGGGAGGGTGAGGCCAAGAGCGCCTACATCGAAATCCAGCGCGACGTCACCACCAACATGGACCAGATGAACGCGAAGCTGGGCAACATCGCGAACCTGCTCGACAATTCGCTCGTCGGCTACCAGGACACCGACAAGGGCAACGCGACGCGCTTCCGGATGGTCTGA
- a CDS encoding polyribonucleotide nucleotidyltransferase: MENETHYAEAVIDNGSFGTRTIRFETGRLARQAAGSAVAYLDDDTMVLSATTASKKPKDQLDFFPLTVDVEERQYAAGKIPGSFFRREGRPSEDAILTCRLIDRPLRPSFKKGLRNEIQVVATIMALNPDHLYDVIAINAASASTQLAGLPFSGPIGGVRVALIRGQWVAFPTHTELEDAVFDMVVAGRVLDDGDVAIMMVEAEATEKTIALVKDGAEAPTEEIVAAGLDAAKPFIKVLCKAQADLASKAAKPTGDFPVFLDYQDDVYEALSAAVKGDLTKALTIAGKQDREAELDRIKEIAAAKLLPAFEGREKEISGAYRSLTKALVRERVIKDKVRIDGRGLTDIRTLAAEVEAIPRVHGSALFERGETQILGVTTLNMLRMEQQLDTLSPVTRKRYMHNYNFPPYSVGETGRVGSPKRREIGHGALAERAIVPVLPTREEFPYAIRQVSEALGSNGSTSMGSVCASTMSLLNAGVPLKAPVAGIAMGLISQEIDGKTHYVALTDILGAEDAFGDMDFKVAGTKEFVTALQLDTKLDGIPASVLAAALTQARDARLHILDVMMEAIDTPDEMSPNAPRIITVKIPVDKIGEVIGPKGKMINQIQEDTGAEITIEDDGTIYIGASDGPAAEAARATINQIANPTMPEVGERYLGTVVKTTTFGAFVSLMPGKDGLLHISQIRKLAGGKRVENVEDVLAVGTKVQVEIAEIDSRGKLSLIPVIDGEAADADADKDDSDK; this comes from the coding sequence GTGGAGAACGAGACCCACTACGCCGAGGCCGTCATTGACAACGGTTCCTTCGGCACCCGCACCATCCGCTTCGAGACGGGCCGTCTGGCCCGCCAGGCCGCCGGCTCCGCCGTTGCCTACCTGGACGACGACACGATGGTGCTGTCCGCCACCACCGCGTCGAAGAAGCCCAAGGACCAGCTCGACTTCTTCCCCCTGACGGTGGACGTCGAGGAGCGGCAGTACGCGGCCGGCAAGATCCCCGGCTCCTTCTTCCGTCGTGAGGGCCGGCCCTCCGAGGACGCGATCCTCACCTGCCGCCTGATCGACCGCCCGCTGCGCCCGTCCTTCAAGAAGGGCCTGCGCAACGAGATCCAGGTCGTCGCCACGATCATGGCGCTCAACCCGGACCACCTGTACGACGTCATCGCGATCAACGCCGCGTCCGCGTCCACCCAGCTGGCCGGTCTGCCCTTCTCCGGCCCGATCGGCGGCGTCCGCGTCGCGCTGATCCGTGGCCAGTGGGTCGCCTTCCCGACGCACACCGAGCTCGAGGACGCCGTCTTCGACATGGTCGTCGCCGGTCGCGTGCTCGACGACGGTGACGTCGCGATCATGATGGTCGAGGCCGAGGCCACCGAGAAGACCATCGCCCTGGTCAAGGACGGCGCCGAGGCCCCCACCGAGGAGATCGTCGCCGCCGGTCTGGACGCCGCGAAGCCCTTCATCAAGGTCCTCTGCAAGGCGCAGGCCGACCTCGCGTCGAAGGCCGCCAAGCCCACCGGTGACTTCCCGGTCTTCCTGGACTACCAGGACGACGTCTACGAGGCCCTCTCGGCCGCGGTCAAGGGCGACCTCACGAAGGCGCTGACCATCGCGGGCAAGCAGGACCGCGAGGCCGAGCTGGACCGCATCAAGGAGATCGCCGCCGCGAAGCTCCTCCCGGCCTTCGAAGGCCGCGAGAAGGAGATCTCCGGCGCGTACCGCAGCCTGACCAAGGCCCTGGTCCGCGAGCGCGTCATCAAGGACAAGGTCCGCATCGACGGCCGCGGGCTCACGGACATCCGTACCCTCGCCGCCGAGGTCGAGGCCATCCCGCGCGTGCACGGCTCGGCGCTGTTCGAGCGTGGCGAGACCCAGATCCTGGGCGTCACCACCCTCAACATGCTCCGCATGGAGCAGCAGCTGGACACCCTCTCCCCGGTGACCCGCAAGCGCTACATGCACAACTACAACTTCCCGCCGTACTCGGTCGGCGAGACGGGCCGCGTGGGTTCGCCCAAGCGCCGCGAGATCGGCCACGGCGCGCTCGCCGAGCGCGCGATCGTGCCGGTCCTGCCGACCCGCGAGGAGTTCCCCTACGCGATCCGTCAGGTGTCCGAGGCCCTCGGCTCCAACGGCTCGACGTCCATGGGCTCGGTCTGCGCCTCCACCATGTCGCTGCTGAACGCCGGTGTGCCCCTCAAGGCCCCCGTCGCCGGTATCGCCATGGGTCTGATCTCCCAGGAGATCGACGGCAAGACGCACTACGTCGCCCTCACCGACATCCTCGGTGCGGAGGACGCCTTCGGCGACATGGACTTCAAGGTCGCCGGCACCAAGGAGTTCGTGACCGCCCTCCAGCTGGACACCAAGCTGGACGGCATCCCGGCCTCCGTCCTGGCCGCGGCCCTCACCCAGGCCCGCGACGCCCGCCTCCACATCCTCGACGTGATGATGGAAGCGATCGACACGCCGGACGAGATGTCCCCCAACGCCCCGCGGATCATCACGGTCAAGATCCCCGTGGACAAGATCGGTGAGGTCATCGGCCCCAAGGGCAAGATGATCAACCAGATCCAGGAGGACACCGGCGCCGAGATCACGATCGAGGACGACGGCACCATCTACATCGGTGCCTCCGACGGTCCGGCCGCCGAGGCCGCCCGCGCCACGATCAACCAGATCGCCAACCCGACCATGCCGGAGGTCGGCGAGCGCTACCTGGGTACGGTCGTCAAGACCACCACCTTCGGTGCCTTCGTCTCCCTCATGCCCGGCAAGGACGGCCTCCTGCACATCTCGCAGATCCGCAAGCTCGCCGGTGGCAAGCGCGTGGAGAACGTCGAGGACGTGCTCGCGGTCGGCACCAAGGTCCAGGTCGAGATCGCCGAGATCGACTCCCGCGGCAAGCTCTCGCTGATCCCCGTGATCGACGGCGAAGCGGCCGACGCCGACGCTGACAAGGACGACTCCGACAAGTGA
- a CDS encoding DUF397 domain-containing protein: MADAHEKDALYALDISGVEWISAPGTEEHEERVEIAHLPDGAVAMRSSLDPETVLRYTEAEWTAFVLGARDGEFDLR, translated from the coding sequence ATGGCTGACGCACACGAGAAGGACGCGCTGTACGCCCTGGACATTTCGGGTGTGGAGTGGATCAGCGCTCCGGGGACCGAGGAGCACGAGGAGCGGGTCGAGATCGCGCACCTGCCCGACGGGGCGGTGGCGATGCGGTCCTCACTCGATCCGGAGACCGTCCTGCGCTACACCGAGGCGGAGTGGACGGCCTTCGTACTCGGGGCGCGCGACGGGGAGTTCGACCTCCGCTAG
- a CDS encoding WXG100 family type VII secretion target produces the protein MAMNLQVDDEKKVKLADEINSYHSDLSGRINRLNDVVDRIQAGWQGAASKEYDVLQRGVNDNMNKIKQRLIELEDAMRMSVKGFNAQEQERIAEIRKVHGNTSSILGV, from the coding sequence ATGGCGATGAACCTTCAAGTTGATGACGAAAAGAAGGTCAAGCTCGCAGATGAGATCAACAGCTACCACTCTGATCTCTCGGGCCGCATCAACCGGCTGAACGATGTCGTCGACCGCATCCAGGCCGGCTGGCAGGGTGCCGCCAGCAAGGAGTACGACGTACTCCAGCGCGGTGTCAACGACAACATGAACAAGATCAAGCAGCGCCTGATCGAGCTGGAAGACGCCATGCGCATGAGCGTCAAGGGCTTCAACGCCCAGGAGCAGGAGCGCATCGCCGAGATCCGCAAGGTCCACGGCAACACCAGCTCCATCCTCGGCGTCTGA
- a CDS encoding M16 family metallopeptidase translates to MMSRSSRVTARTSSEVRAVARTQTLLPGENGIGTVRRTTLPNGLRIVTETLPSVRSATFGIWAHVGSRDETPTLNGATHYLEHLLFKGTKKRSALDISSAIDAVGGEMNAFTAKEYTCYYARVLDTDLPLAIDTVCDMLTGSLIREEDVDAERGVILEEIAMTEDDPGDCVHDLFAHTMLGDTPLGRPVLGTVDTINALTADRIRRFYKKHYDPTHLVVAAAGNVDHSKVVRQVRTAFERAGFDGTGQEPIGPRTGTRRIRVAGQVELVNRKTEQAHVVLGMPGLARTDERRWALGVLNTALGGGMSSRLFQEVREKRGLAYSVYSYTSGFADTGLFGVYAGCRPSQVHDVLRICRDELDKVATEGLTDEEIRRAIGQLSGSTVLGLEDTGALMNRIGKSELCWGTQMSVSDMLARIGEVTPDDVRAVARDVLAQRPSLSVIGPLKEKQAARLDEAVA, encoded by the coding sequence GTGATGTCGCGTAGTTCCCGAGTGACGGCCCGCACCTCTTCCGAGGTGCGGGCCGTCGCCCGTACCCAAACCCTGCTCCCGGGCGAGAACGGGATCGGCACGGTCCGCCGCACGACCCTGCCCAACGGTCTGCGCATCGTCACCGAGACGCTGCCGTCCGTGCGCTCGGCGACCTTCGGCATCTGGGCCCACGTCGGATCCCGCGACGAGACCCCCACGCTGAACGGCGCCACGCACTACCTGGAGCACCTCCTCTTCAAGGGCACCAAGAAGCGCAGCGCCCTCGACATCTCCTCCGCGATCGACGCGGTCGGCGGGGAGATGAACGCCTTCACGGCGAAGGAGTACACCTGCTACTACGCACGGGTGCTCGACACGGACCTGCCGCTCGCCATCGACACGGTGTGCGACATGCTGACCGGCTCGCTGATCCGCGAGGAGGACGTCGACGCGGAGCGCGGCGTCATCCTCGAAGAGATCGCGATGACCGAGGACGACCCGGGCGACTGCGTGCACGACCTGTTCGCGCACACCATGCTCGGTGACACCCCGCTGGGCCGCCCCGTCCTCGGCACCGTCGACACGATCAACGCGCTGACCGCCGACCGGATCCGCCGCTTCTACAAGAAGCACTACGACCCGACGCACCTGGTCGTGGCCGCCGCGGGCAACGTCGACCACTCCAAGGTCGTCCGCCAGGTCCGCACCGCCTTCGAGCGCGCCGGATTCGACGGCACCGGCCAGGAGCCCATCGGCCCGCGCACCGGCACCCGCCGGATCCGCGTCGCCGGGCAGGTCGAGCTGGTCAACCGCAAGACCGAGCAGGCCCACGTGGTCCTCGGGATGCCCGGCCTGGCCCGCACCGACGAGCGCCGCTGGGCGCTGGGCGTGCTGAACACCGCCCTGGGCGGCGGGATGTCCTCCCGCCTCTTCCAGGAGGTCCGCGAGAAGCGCGGCCTGGCCTACAGCGTGTACTCGTACACCTCCGGCTTCGCCGACACCGGCCTCTTCGGGGTCTACGCGGGCTGCCGCCCCAGCCAGGTCCACGACGTCCTGCGGATCTGCCGGGACGAGCTGGACAAGGTCGCCACCGAGGGGCTCACCGACGAGGAGATCCGCCGCGCCATCGGGCAGCTCTCCGGCTCCACGGTCCTCGGCCTGGAGGACACCGGCGCCCTGATGAACCGCATCGGCAAGAGCGAGCTGTGCTGGGGCACGCAGATGTCGGTCTCCGACATGCTGGCCCGGATCGGCGAGGTGACCCCGGACGACGTCCGGGCGGTCGCCAGGGATGTACTGGCCCAGCGGCCGTCGCTGTCGGTGATCGGCCCGCTGAAGGAGAAGCAGGCCGCCCGCCTCGACGAAGCGGTCGCGTAG
- the rpsO gene encoding 30S ribosomal protein S15 → MPLDAATKKQIMTEFGTKEGDTGSPEVQVAMLSRRISDLTEHLKAHKHDHHSRRGLLILVGQRRRLLQYLAKKDIARFRILVERLGIRRGAAGAK, encoded by the coding sequence GTGCCGCTCGACGCCGCTACGAAGAAGCAGATCATGACCGAGTTCGGCACCAAGGAGGGCGACACCGGCTCCCCCGAGGTGCAGGTCGCGATGCTCTCCCGCCGCATCTCGGACCTGACCGAGCACCTGAAGGCCCACAAGCACGACCACCACTCGCGTCGTGGCCTGCTGATCCTGGTCGGCCAGCGCCGCCGCCTGCTGCAGTACCTGGCCAAGAAGGACATCGCGCGCTTCCGCATCCTGGTCGAGCGCCTCGGCATCCGCCGCGGTGCCGCGGGCGCCAAGTAA
- the eccCa gene encoding type VII secretion protein EccCa, translating to MSQIVVKRPPRSLPPEVPSDELRLEPPPELPRGQQEGMAMQLLPMLGMGSSVVFFFMPNVPSFMRIMGVLMLVSTVGMVIAQIVRHRRGTQGQMADTRRDYLKYLAQTRRQVRRTARAQRDAQLYLHPAPEQLWSVVAEGSRLWERRVGDEDFGQARLGLGAQRLATPLVAPDTAPVDELEPLTAGAMQRFLKVHASLDGLPVAVSVRAFYHVTVSGEPEAARGTARALVAQLATLHSPEDLMVAVVAAPGAVPVWDWTKWLPHTQVPGQVDGAGTKRLFGDDLGEIEDLLAARLEGRPRFSRDVQPVLDQPHIVVVLDGGMVPPDSVFAAAEGLQGITIVEVVAGELDEPRGGLSVVVRPGRLRLESGAGIAYEGVPDVLSLPAAEALARQLAPLRTGGGDDDEPLLANLDFTDLLNLGDAGSIDVARTWRPRSAGERLRVPIGVGEDGGPVMLDLKEAAQEGMGPHGLCVGATGSGKSELLRTLVLGLAVTHTSETLNFVLADFKGGATFTGMSQMPHVAAVITNLADDLTLVDRMGDSIRGELQRRQELLRSAGNYANMHDYEKARAAGAPLEPLAALVLVIDEFSELLTAKPDFIDMFIQIGRIGRSLGVHLLLASQRLEEGKLRGLDTYLSYRIGLRTFSAAESRTAIGVPDAYHLPSVPGSGYLKFGTDEMTRFKAAYVSGTYRSGGPDLSVGRFPLERRPALFTAAPVPVVYAAPDPAYLAAQAAREDDALADTVLDVIVGRLEGQGVPAHQVWLPPLDQAPPLDQLLPALAPSAERGLHAEGYTRLGGLVVPLGLIDKPFEQRREVLYRDFSGAAGHLLIVGGPQSGKSTLMRTLVSSFALTHTPREVQIYGLDFGGGGLSAVQDLPHVGGIASRLDPERVRRTVAEVAGVLNRREEFFRAHSIDSIGTYRRRRASGDLADEAFGDVFLLIDGWGQFKNDYEHLEPVVADIAARGLGYGIHVVLAASRYMEVRAALKDQILGRLELRLGDVMDSEFDRKVAANVPQGAPGRGQVPEKLHFMSALPRVDGQAGPDGLSDSTAAFVESVRTGWSGPGAPAVRLLPRKLPADRLPKGFEYPQHGIAIGIDETNLEPVFIDFETDPFFLIFGESESGKTALLRLIAKQISERYSPEQARIVVGDYRRTLLEAVPSSHLLEYAPMASAMQMHMEAIATVMGKRAPGPDITPQQLRDRSWWTGPELFVIIDDYELVSTSASNPLSQLVENLPFARDVGIRFIVARSSAGASRGAYEPFMQRVKELGAQGLILSGDRNEGDILGNVRARPMPPGRGTFVSRKRGTPLIQAGWLADR from the coding sequence GTGAGCCAGATCGTCGTCAAACGCCCGCCACGGTCGCTGCCGCCCGAAGTACCTTCGGACGAACTGCGGCTGGAGCCTCCGCCGGAGCTGCCGCGCGGGCAGCAGGAAGGCATGGCGATGCAGCTCCTGCCGATGCTCGGCATGGGCTCTTCCGTCGTGTTCTTCTTCATGCCGAACGTGCCGTCCTTCATGCGCATCATGGGTGTGCTGATGCTGGTGTCGACGGTGGGCATGGTGATCGCGCAGATCGTGCGGCACCGGCGCGGTACGCAGGGGCAAATGGCCGATACGCGCAGGGACTACCTCAAGTACCTCGCGCAGACCCGACGTCAGGTGCGGCGGACCGCGCGCGCCCAGCGCGACGCGCAGCTGTACCTGCACCCGGCCCCCGAACAGCTGTGGTCGGTGGTGGCCGAGGGCTCGCGGCTGTGGGAGCGGCGGGTCGGCGACGAGGACTTCGGGCAGGCCCGGCTGGGACTGGGCGCGCAGCGCCTCGCGACGCCGCTGGTGGCGCCGGACACGGCGCCGGTGGACGAGCTGGAGCCGCTGACGGCGGGCGCGATGCAGCGCTTCCTGAAGGTGCACGCCTCGCTGGACGGACTGCCGGTCGCGGTGTCGGTGCGGGCGTTCTACCACGTGACGGTGTCCGGTGAGCCGGAGGCGGCGCGGGGCACTGCGCGGGCGCTGGTGGCCCAGCTGGCCACGCTGCACTCCCCCGAGGACCTGATGGTGGCCGTGGTGGCCGCGCCGGGCGCGGTGCCGGTGTGGGACTGGACGAAGTGGCTGCCCCACACACAGGTGCCGGGGCAGGTCGACGGGGCCGGTACGAAGCGGCTGTTCGGCGATGACCTGGGTGAGATCGAGGACCTGCTGGCCGCGCGGCTGGAGGGGCGGCCGCGGTTCAGCCGGGACGTCCAGCCGGTGCTGGACCAGCCGCACATCGTCGTCGTCCTCGACGGCGGGATGGTGCCGCCGGATTCGGTGTTCGCGGCGGCCGAGGGGCTGCAGGGCATCACCATCGTCGAGGTGGTCGCGGGCGAGCTGGACGAGCCGCGCGGCGGGCTCTCGGTCGTGGTGCGGCCGGGCCGGCTGCGGCTGGAGTCGGGTGCGGGCATCGCCTACGAGGGCGTGCCGGACGTCCTGTCGCTGCCCGCGGCCGAGGCGCTGGCGCGCCAGCTGGCGCCGCTGCGCACGGGCGGCGGGGACGACGACGAGCCGCTGCTCGCCAATCTGGACTTCACGGACCTGCTGAACCTGGGCGACGCGGGCTCGATCGACGTGGCGCGGACCTGGCGGCCGCGCTCCGCCGGTGAGCGGCTGCGCGTGCCGATCGGGGTCGGCGAGGACGGCGGTCCGGTCATGCTGGACCTCAAGGAGGCGGCGCAGGAGGGCATGGGGCCGCACGGTCTGTGCGTGGGCGCGACGGGTTCCGGCAAGTCGGAGCTGCTGCGCACGCTGGTGCTGGGCCTGGCGGTCACGCACACCTCGGAGACGCTGAACTTCGTCCTCGCGGACTTCAAGGGCGGCGCGACCTTCACGGGCATGTCGCAGATGCCGCACGTGGCGGCGGTCATCACCAACCTGGCCGACGACCTCACCCTCGTGGACCGCATGGGCGACTCGATCCGCGGTGAGCTGCAGCGCCGTCAGGAGCTGCTGCGGTCGGCGGGCAACTACGCCAACATGCACGACTACGAGAAGGCGCGGGCGGCGGGCGCACCGCTGGAGCCGCTGGCCGCGCTGGTGCTCGTCATCGACGAGTTCAGCGAACTGCTGACGGCGAAGCCCGACTTCATCGACATGTTCATCCAGATCGGCCGGATCGGCCGTTCGCTGGGCGTGCACCTGCTGCTGGCCTCGCAGCGCCTGGAGGAGGGCAAGCTGCGCGGCCTGGACACCTACCTGTCGTACCGGATCGGTCTGCGGACCTTCTCGGCGGCGGAGTCCCGGACGGCGATCGGCGTACCGGACGCCTACCACCTGCCGTCGGTGCCCGGTTCGGGCTACCTGAAGTTCGGCACCGACGAGATGACCCGCTTCAAGGCGGCGTACGTCTCGGGCACCTACCGGTCGGGCGGGCCCGACCTGTCGGTGGGCCGCTTCCCGCTGGAGCGGCGGCCCGCGCTCTTCACCGCGGCCCCGGTGCCGGTGGTCTACGCGGCCCCCGACCCCGCGTACCTGGCGGCGCAGGCGGCGCGCGAGGACGACGCGCTCGCGGACACGGTGCTCGACGTGATCGTGGGGCGGCTGGAGGGCCAGGGCGTGCCCGCGCACCAGGTGTGGCTGCCGCCGCTCGACCAGGCGCCGCCGCTGGACCAGCTGCTGCCCGCGCTGGCGCCCTCGGCGGAGCGCGGACTGCACGCGGAGGGGTACACGCGGCTCGGCGGGCTCGTCGTACCGCTCGGCCTCATCGACAAGCCCTTCGAGCAGCGGCGCGAGGTGCTGTACCGGGACTTCTCCGGCGCCGCCGGTCACCTGCTGATCGTCGGTGGCCCGCAGTCGGGCAAGTCGACGCTGATGCGGACGCTGGTGTCCTCGTTCGCGCTCACGCACACCCCGCGCGAGGTGCAGATCTACGGTCTGGACTTCGGCGGCGGCGGTCTCTCCGCGGTGCAGGACCTGCCGCACGTCGGCGGGATCGCCTCCCGCCTGGACCCGGAGCGGGTGCGGCGCACGGTCGCGGAGGTCGCGGGCGTGCTGAACCGGCGCGAGGAGTTCTTCCGCGCCCACTCGATCGACTCGATCGGCACCTACCGGCGGCGGCGCGCCTCGGGCGACCTGGCGGACGAGGCGTTCGGTGACGTCTTCCTGCTGATCGACGGCTGGGGCCAGTTCAAGAACGACTACGAGCACCTGGAGCCGGTGGTCGCGGACATCGCGGCGCGCGGGCTGGGCTACGGCATCCACGTGGTGCTGGCCGCCTCCCGGTACATGGAGGTGCGCGCGGCGCTCAAGGACCAGATCCTGGGGCGCCTGGAGCTGCGCCTGGGTGACGTCATGGACTCGGAGTTCGACCGCAAGGTCGCGGCGAACGTGCCGCAGGGCGCGCCGGGCCGCGGTCAGGTGCCGGAGAAGCTGCACTTCATGTCGGCGCTGCCGCGGGTGGACGGGCAGGCGGGCCCGGACGGGCTCTCCGACTCGACCGCCGCGTTCGTGGAGTCCGTACGCACGGGCTGGTCGGGGCCGGGGGCTCCGGCGGTGCGGCTGCTGCCGCGCAAGCTGCCCGCGGACCGGCTGCCGAAGGGCTTCGAGTACCCGCAGCACGGCATCGCGATCGGCATCGACGAGACCAACCTCGAACCGGTCTTCATCGACTTCGAGACCGACCCGTTCTTCCTCATCTTCGGTGAGAGCGAGTCGGGCAAGACGGCGCTGCTGCGGCTGATCGCGAAGCAGATCAGCGAGCGGTACTCGCCGGAGCAGGCGCGGATCGTGGTCGGCGACTACCGGCGCACGCTGCTGGAAGCGGTGCCGTCCTCGCACCTGCTGGAGTACGCGCCGATGGCGTCGGCCATGCAGATGCACATGGAGGCGATCGCGACGGTCATGGGCAAGCGCGCCCCGGGCCCGGACATCACCCCGCAGCAGCTGCGCGACCGGAGCTGGTGGACCGGCCCGGAACTGTTCGTGATCATCGACGACTACGAGCTGGTGTCGACGAGCGCCTCCAACCCGCTGTCGCAGCTGGTGGAGAACCTGCCGTTCGCGCGGGACGTGGGCATCCGCTTCATCGTGGCCCGCAGTTCGGCGGGCGCGTCGCGCGGTGCGTACGAGCCGTTCATGCAGCGGGTCAAGGAGCTGGGCGCGCAGGGCCTGATCCTGTCCGGCGACCGCAACGAGGGGGACATCCTGGGCAACGTCCGCGCCCGCCCGATGCCCCCGGGCCGCGGCACCTTCGTCTCCCGCAAGCGCGGCACCCCGCTGATCCAGGCGGGCTGGCTGGCGGACCGTTAG
- the eccD gene encoding type VII secretion integral membrane protein EccD, producing MSTAAATGFCRVTVVAPDSRIDVALPEDIAVADVYPELLRLTGQTQPVGAPTGFHLVRRDGTVLDGARTLAGQQVLDGEVLSLRPFAESLPPAVFDDVSDAVASAVVRDRHRWSDDMLRGAGLAGAVLLLVLTGFVLWYADPVRHDMHGLPGIIAGTVGLLLTAAAGIRARVYRDRGSAVALGLGALPLLLIAGSGIIGPDPGQGPGRLQFLLGCVAVLVASVALAALTPSGDAPFVAATFLAATGTVATFAAILTEASATATASVCAPTAIALVAFLPGLSARFARLPIGYAAPQSSVEDYETPERHESEPYGDPSSDTPETGAPLDAELIAAQARRGHEMLLGLVGGCAAVVVGSAAVLGFSDNLWGQLLALGAGLAMLLRARLFRYTSQVVCTLAAGLAAIALLVLGLALNPPAAMLRDLLRYGDHGSLDIRTIWLTAAVAGGAALLAMIALVIPSKGLSPFWGRLLDLTEAAVLLSLVPLCLAVLDVYTSARSLTS from the coding sequence GTGAGTACGGCCGCAGCGACGGGTTTCTGCAGGGTCACCGTCGTGGCCCCGGACAGCCGCATCGACGTCGCCCTCCCCGAGGACATCGCCGTCGCCGACGTCTATCCGGAGCTGCTCCGCCTCACCGGCCAGACCCAGCCCGTCGGCGCCCCCACCGGCTTCCACCTGGTCCGCCGCGACGGCACCGTCCTCGACGGCGCCCGCACCCTCGCCGGACAGCAGGTGCTCGACGGCGAGGTGCTGAGCCTGCGCCCCTTCGCCGAATCGCTGCCGCCCGCCGTCTTCGACGACGTCTCCGACGCCGTCGCCTCGGCCGTCGTCCGCGACCGGCACCGCTGGAGCGACGACATGCTGCGCGGCGCGGGCCTGGCCGGAGCCGTCCTGCTGCTCGTCCTGACGGGCTTCGTCCTCTGGTACGCCGACCCCGTCCGCCACGACATGCACGGCCTGCCCGGCATCATCGCGGGCACCGTCGGCCTGCTGCTCACCGCCGCCGCGGGCATCCGCGCCCGGGTCTACCGCGACCGCGGCTCCGCCGTCGCCCTGGGCCTCGGCGCCCTCCCGCTCCTGCTGATCGCGGGCTCCGGGATCATCGGGCCCGACCCGGGCCAGGGGCCCGGACGGCTCCAGTTCCTGCTGGGCTGCGTCGCCGTCCTGGTCGCCTCGGTGGCTCTGGCCGCCCTCACCCCCAGCGGCGACGCCCCCTTCGTCGCGGCCACCTTCCTCGCCGCCACCGGCACCGTCGCCACCTTCGCCGCGATCCTCACCGAGGCCTCCGCGACCGCCACCGCCTCCGTCTGCGCGCCCACCGCCATCGCGCTGGTCGCCTTCCTCCCCGGCCTCTCCGCGCGCTTCGCCCGGCTGCCCATCGGGTACGCGGCCCCGCAGAGCTCCGTCGAGGATTACGAGACTCCCGAGCGCCACGAGAGCGAGCCGTACGGCGACCCCTCCTCCGACACTCCCGAGACGGGCGCCCCCCTGGACGCCGAGCTGATCGCCGCCCAGGCCCGCCGCGGCCACGAGATGCTCCTCGGCCTGGTCGGCGGCTGCGCCGCGGTCGTCGTCGGATCCGCGGCCGTCCTCGGCTTCTCCGACAACCTGTGGGGCCAGCTCCTCGCCCTGGGCGCCGGACTCGCCATGCTGCTGCGCGCCCGCCTCTTCCGCTACACCTCGCAGGTCGTGTGCACGCTGGCCGCCGGCCTCGCCGCGATCGCCCTGCTCGTCCTCGGCCTGGCCCTGAACCCGCCGGCCGCCATGCTGCGCGACCTCCTGCGGTATGGCGACCACGGCAGCCTGGACATCCGCACCATCTGGCTCACGGCCGCCGTCGCCGGCGGCGCCGCCCTGCTCGCCATGATCGCGCTGGTCATCCCGAGCAAGGGTCTGTCACCCTTCTGGGGAAGACTGCTCGACCTCACCGAGGCCGCCGTGCTGCTCAGCCTGGTCCCGCTCTGCCTGGCCGTCCTCGACGTCTACACCTCGGCCCGCTCGCTCACCAGCTGA